The following coding sequences lie in one Candidatus Omnitrophota bacterium genomic window:
- a CDS encoding electron transfer flavoprotein subunit beta/FixA family protein, translating to MNIIVCIKQVPETTEVRINPETNTLMREGVKAIINPFDMYAIEEAVRLKERFGGKISVLTMGPPQADQALREAISMGADEGYLVCDRAFAGSDTWATSYTLAGAIKKLGAFDLIICGKQASDGDTAQVGPGISTHLNIPQVTYVKKVEEATDKSMRLERMLEEGYEIIETPLPALLTVVKEINEPRIPSLKGLMRAKSAKITMLTQKELDLDPQQIGLCGSPTQVVKIFTPTPRVGGQILKGEIDEIAKELVSLIKDEVN from the coding sequence ATGAATATAATCGTTTGTATCAAACAGGTTCCTGAGACTACTGAAGTAAGGATTAACCCTGAGACCAATACACTGATGCGCGAAGGGGTCAAGGCGATTATAAATCCTTTTGATATGTATGCTATTGAAGAAGCAGTGAGGCTTAAGGAGAGATTTGGCGGTAAGATTAGCGTGCTTACCATGGGGCCGCCTCAGGCAGATCAGGCTTTGCGTGAAGCAATTTCTATGGGTGCTGATGAAGGTTATTTAGTTTGCGACCGTGCCTTTGCCGGAAGCGATACTTGGGCAACCAGCTATACTTTGGCAGGAGCAATTAAGAAGCTGGGAGCTTTTGATTTGATTATTTGTGGCAAACAAGCTTCAGATGGAGACACGGCGCAGGTTGGCCCGGGAATATCCACGCATTTGAATATTCCGCAGGTAACTTATGTTAAAAAAGTAGAAGAGGCAACGGATAAGTCTATGCGCCTGGAAAGAATGCTGGAAGAGGGATATGAAATTATTGAAACACCGCTTCCTGCGCTTTTAACCGTAGTTAAGGAGATCAACGAACCAAGGATTCCTTCGTTAAAAGGCTTAATGCGCGCAAAAAGCGCCAAAATTACTATGTTGACTCAAAAGGAGCTGGATTTGGATCCGCAACAGATTGGTTTATGCGGTTCACCTACTCAGGTAGTAAAGATATTTACTCCAACACCAAGGGTTGGCGGCCAGATACTTAAAGGCGAGATTGACGAGATTGCCAAAGAGCTGGTGAGTTTAATTAAAGACGAGGTTAATTAA
- a CDS encoding FAD-binding protein: MSIAIIVEKCTGCSLCVKACPFDAIRIMDKKASVDLHKCTLCGSCKDVCKFKAVLLEKTPAQCELPDIKDYKGIWVFIEQKNGRVQSVSYELLGKAQELAKKLNCQVSGVLIGDKIEDQLDELIFCGADNIYLVEAPELANFQDEPYTNILVELVKKYKPEILLCGATNIGRSLISRVAINIKAGLTADCTGLDIDPDKKILLQTRPAFGGNIMATIISPNYRPQMATVRHKVFVPMPADKKRKGKIIKESFDNSLYVSRTRLIDIVEEIESTVNLSEANIIVSGGRGIGSHENFKLLEDLAHVLGAAVGSSRAAVDSGWMPYSHQVGQTGRTVGPKIYFACGISGQIQHLVGMQSSKIIVAINKDPEAPIFKVATYGIVGDLFQVVPALTQAFKIALRK; the protein is encoded by the coding sequence ATGTCTATTGCTATTATCGTTGAGAAATGCACCGGTTGTTCTTTGTGCGTTAAAGCCTGTCCTTTTGATGCTATTCGGATTATGGATAAGAAGGCATCAGTTGATTTGCATAAGTGTACACTTTGCGGCTCATGTAAAGATGTATGCAAGTTTAAAGCGGTTTTACTAGAGAAGACCCCGGCTCAATGTGAATTGCCTGATATAAAAGATTATAAAGGAATTTGGGTTTTTATCGAACAGAAGAATGGCCGGGTGCAGTCGGTTTCATACGAATTATTAGGCAAGGCTCAAGAGTTGGCTAAGAAATTAAATTGCCAGGTAAGCGGGGTATTAATTGGAGATAAAATAGAAGATCAATTGGATGAATTAATTTTCTGCGGGGCAGATAATATCTATTTAGTAGAAGCTCCTGAGTTGGCTAATTTCCAGGATGAGCCATATACGAATATTTTAGTAGAGTTGGTTAAGAAATATAAGCCTGAAATTCTCTTGTGTGGAGCAACAAATATTGGCAGGAGCTTGATTTCTCGCGTGGCTATAAATATCAAGGCAGGACTAACCGCAGATTGCACGGGGTTGGATATTGACCCGGATAAAAAGATTCTATTGCAGACGCGCCCGGCTTTCGGCGGCAATATCATGGCTACAATTATTTCTCCCAATTACCGCCCGCAGATGGCAACAGTAAGGCATAAAGTTTTTGTCCCCATGCCCGCTGATAAAAAACGCAAAGGTAAGATTATAAAGGAAAGTTTCGACAATTCTCTTTATGTTTCACGCACAAGGCTTATTGATATTGTTGAAGAGATTGAATCTACGGTAAATTTATCCGAAGCAAATATTATTGTTTCCGGAGGCCGCGGGATAGGCTCTCATGAAAATTTTAAATTATTAGAAGACCTGGCTCATGTTTTAGGGGCTGCAGTCGGCTCATCGCGTGCGGCGGTGGATTCCGGTTGGATGCCTTATTCGCATCAAGTTGGACAGACCGGCCGTACAGTTGGCCCGAAGATCTATTTTGCATGCGGGATAAGCGGCCAAATTCAGCACCTTGTTGGAATGCAGTCTTCAAAAATTATCGTTGCCATCAATAAAGATCCTGAAGCTCCAATTTTCAAAGTTGCTACCTATGGAATTGTCGGCGATCTTTTTCAGGTTGTTCCTGCTTTAACGCAAGCTTTCAAAATAGCTCTCCGGAAATAA
- a CDS encoding helix-turn-helix domain-containing protein, whose amino-acid sequence MVNNNLMTIEDLADYLKVTRRTIYDWLKHNKIPALKLVGQWRFKKDKIDDWLDGQSQPH is encoded by the coding sequence ATGGTAAATAACAATTTGATGACTATTGAAGACCTGGCGGACTATTTAAAAGTTACCCGCCGCACTATTTATGATTGGCTAAAGCATAATAAGATACCTGCGCTAAAACTTGTAGGCCAATGGCGCTTTAAAAAAGATAAGATTGACGACTGGCTTGATGGCCAGTCCCAACCTCATTAA
- a CDS encoding AAA family ATPase, producing the protein MYFKRLELVGFKSFCDKTTLNFEPGITAVVGPNGCGKSNIFDSIRWVLGEQSAKSLRGSEMLDVIFNGTDNKEPLSMAEVSLTFDNTSRFFNVDNPEVLITRRLFRSGESEYMLNKATVRLKDILDLLLGTGIGAESYSIIAQGKIDLVLSSRPEDRRIVFDEASGISKYKAQKRETMRKLEETEQNLLRVNDIVTEVRRQIGSLERQANKARKYKEIFEELKLKEIDLAVLDKKNLLKEKDELIHQLAVLEKEESSLNELVRQQEEKIANRQSELKTLEQALMDVRSQMLSLENSLIRNNEHINFNQQRIVELTQNYGVLVGQIDQAHAKLVQDQEKLQKVRSEYASLKENIDSKQSVLEQKEDEINKLGVLIKNSLEVISESKKLILDLEAAISNVHNEIGNFNSRHQVFLARKKRLEIEKAKVYEEKVITEEVLKKVAEELIATRTLVDEFSKKISDVKISLQQEGQNLNEINKEIANLENEKITLVSHKEFLEKLKSKYDDIGESLNAVIYLDKAPSESLTGLVVKIQNQGLFEKDGHIADTSVFKISGEAKPIELDTRNIDEKILKIEENLGELRNKMILRQTCISELTKMSVDLEQELRNHEITLANKESSCQATQEQFNKIKEEEDVIVMELSDVGREITAIEQNLATFQEQLSSLNNQQRLKQDLIGQEEDAITLNSKAREEVLVLITQTKTEIEALNKRFSSDEATLKILDETYAQDKGSLENIERQINEAKERQDALKFEITQCQDLIKQSEILIEQKKGEFYQVELKYNEVSGGTAGLVKKIEADRKALDQVKNQLHDLAMRDKDLDYRYATIKERMLSAYRIDLDQQNQQDKELGKEGLSEEINELKRKLDSCGSVNLVAIEEYDELKKRYDFLIQQQTDLGQAKESLHQAILKINRTTKQMFMETFEKVKVEFKNYFRLLFNGGDAQLFLLDENDPLESGIEIICRPPGKKLQNVLLLSGGEKTMSAIALIFAIFKVKPSPFCILDEIDAALDEANVDRFSRVLQEFAKSSQFIVITHNKKTIVNANIMYGITMEQSGVSKIVSVKLSQNKEKEKQEEPILSS; encoded by the coding sequence ATGTATTTTAAAAGACTAGAATTGGTTGGTTTTAAATCATTTTGCGATAAGACTACGCTTAATTTTGAGCCGGGAATTACCGCTGTTGTCGGGCCGAATGGCTGCGGAAAATCGAATATTTTTGATTCTATCCGTTGGGTTCTAGGGGAGCAGTCGGCAAAATCATTACGCGGTTCAGAGATGCTTGATGTTATCTTTAATGGTACGGATAACAAGGAGCCGCTGAGCATGGCTGAGGTAAGCCTGACTTTTGATAATACCAGCCGTTTTTTTAATGTTGATAATCCGGAGGTGTTGATTACCCGCAGGCTTTTTCGATCAGGGGAAAGCGAATATATGCTTAATAAAGCCACAGTGCGGCTTAAGGATATTCTGGATCTGTTATTAGGAACGGGTATTGGTGCTGAAAGTTATTCTATTATTGCCCAGGGGAAAATTGATTTGGTATTAAGTTCTCGCCCGGAAGACCGCAGGATTGTTTTTGATGAGGCAAGTGGAATAAGTAAGTATAAAGCTCAGAAAAGAGAAACTATGCGTAAGCTGGAAGAGACCGAACAAAATCTTCTGCGTGTAAATGATATTGTTACAGAAGTTAGGCGTCAGATTGGATCTTTAGAGCGCCAAGCTAATAAAGCGCGAAAATATAAGGAAATTTTTGAAGAACTGAAATTGAAAGAAATTGACTTGGCTGTCCTTGATAAAAAAAATCTGCTCAAAGAAAAGGACGAACTTATTCATCAACTGGCTGTTTTGGAAAAAGAAGAGTCATCTTTGAATGAATTAGTCAGGCAACAGGAAGAAAAGATTGCTAACCGTCAGTCGGAGTTAAAAACTTTAGAACAAGCCTTAATGGATGTGCGCAGTCAAATGCTCAGTTTGGAAAACAGCCTGATACGCAATAACGAACATATTAATTTTAATCAGCAGCGTATAGTCGAATTAACCCAGAATTATGGAGTTTTAGTTGGGCAGATTGATCAGGCTCATGCCAAGCTCGTCCAGGACCAGGAGAAGCTGCAAAAGGTACGTAGTGAGTACGCAAGCCTCAAAGAGAATATAGACAGTAAACAATCTGTTTTGGAACAGAAGGAAGATGAAATCAATAAGCTAGGCGTTCTTATTAAAAACTCCCTAGAGGTTATTTCCGAAAGCAAAAAATTAATTTTAGATTTAGAGGCTGCAATTTCCAATGTTCATAATGAAATAGGGAATTTCAACTCTAGGCATCAGGTATTCTTGGCGCGTAAAAAAAGGTTAGAAATTGAAAAAGCTAAAGTTTATGAAGAGAAGGTGATCACTGAGGAAGTCCTCAAAAAGGTTGCTGAGGAGTTGATAGCTACCCGTACGCTGGTTGATGAATTTAGTAAAAAGATATCTGATGTAAAGATAAGCCTCCAGCAGGAAGGGCAAAATTTGAATGAGATTAATAAAGAGATTGCCAATCTTGAAAATGAAAAAATTACCCTGGTTTCCCACAAGGAATTTTTAGAGAAATTAAAGAGTAAATATGATGATATTGGTGAATCTTTGAATGCGGTGATTTATCTGGATAAGGCGCCAAGTGAGAGCCTGACCGGATTGGTGGTAAAGATTCAGAATCAAGGCCTTTTTGAAAAAGATGGTCATATAGCGGATACCTCTGTTTTTAAAATAAGCGGAGAGGCCAAGCCCATCGAATTAGATACGCGCAATATTGATGAAAAGATTTTAAAAATAGAGGAGAATCTTGGTGAACTGAGGAACAAAATGATATTGCGTCAGACCTGCATTTCGGAGTTAACTAAGATGTCCGTGGATCTTGAGCAAGAACTGCGCAATCACGAGATTACGTTAGCTAATAAAGAATCTAGCTGCCAGGCGACTCAGGAACAATTTAATAAAATTAAAGAAGAAGAGGATGTTATTGTAATGGAGCTTTCTGATGTAGGGCGCGAGATTACTGCAATCGAGCAGAATTTAGCTACTTTTCAGGAGCAGCTTTCTAGTTTAAATAACCAACAAAGGCTTAAACAGGATTTAATTGGGCAAGAAGAGGACGCCATTACGTTAAACAGTAAGGCGCGTGAGGAAGTCCTGGTTTTGATTACTCAAACTAAAACTGAAATTGAAGCGCTTAATAAGCGTTTTAGTTCCGATGAGGCGACTCTAAAAATCTTAGATGAAACCTATGCTCAGGATAAGGGGAGCCTGGAGAATATTGAGAGGCAAATTAACGAAGCCAAAGAGCGCCAAGATGCTTTGAAGTTTGAAATTACGCAATGCCAGGATTTGATTAAGCAGTCAGAAATTTTAATTGAACAAAAAAAAGGTGAATTTTATCAAGTTGAACTTAAATACAATGAGGTTTCCGGGGGAACAGCCGGGTTAGTCAAGAAGATTGAGGCTGACCGTAAGGCGCTTGACCAGGTTAAAAACCAATTGCATGATTTAGCGATGCGTGATAAAGATTTGGATTATCGCTATGCGACAATAAAGGAAAGGATGCTTTCTGCTTATAGAATAGATTTAGATCAACAGAATCAACAAGATAAAGAATTAGGCAAAGAAGGGCTCTCTGAGGAGATCAATGAATTAAAAAGAAAGCTTGATTCCTGCGGCTCGGTAAATTTAGTTGCCATAGAAGAGTACGATGAGTTAAAGAAGCGTTACGATTTTCTTATTCAGCAACAGACTGACCTTGGCCAGGCAAAAGAATCTTTGCATCAGGCAATTTTAAAAATTAACCGTACTACAAAGCAGATGTTTATGGAGACATTTGAGAAAGTGAAGGTGGAATTTAAGAACTATTTTCGCCTGCTTTTTAACGGCGGTGACGCGCAGCTTTTCTTGCTTGATGAGAATGATCCGCTTGAGTCGGGGATTGAGATTATCTGCCGGCCTCCGGGAAAGAAACTGCAGAATGTACTTCTTCTTTCCGGCGGCGAGAAAACCATGTCGGCAATTGCTTTGATATTTGCGATTTTTAAAGTTAAGCCTTCGCCATTCTGCATTTTGGATGAGATTGATGCTGCTCTTGATGAAGCCAACGTTGACAGGTTCTCAAGAGTCTTGCAGGAGTTTGCCAAGAGCTCCCAGTTTATTGTGATTACCCATAACAAAAAAACAATTGTTAATGCCAATATTATGTATGGTATTACTATGGAACAGTCTGGAGTTTCTAAGATAGTTTCCGTAAAATTGTCGCAGAATAAAGAAAAGGAAAAACAAGAGGAACCAATCCTGTCATCCTGA